One Glycine soja cultivar W05 chromosome 7, ASM419377v2, whole genome shotgun sequence genomic window, TCCACTATAGAGGAGGTTGCAAGTTCGTTGCAGGGAGCTTTGAAGGTTCTTACTTAATTTCTTAACTGgcttaaatttataaatgtgactaaatatgattttagttctttattttttgttgttgatgttcttaataaatttttaaaattttgagaatcGTCCTTAGCACCACTTAGTGCTGACTTGACATGTTTAGATGCATGCTGTGTCAATAACCATTTTGGGATGATGACATATTTAAATGTATGTCATGTCATCAATAAGTGGTGATAgagtattttaaaacaaaattgatgTGGACgacaacaaacaaacaaacaaacaaaagctttttggtgaactaaaatcaaatttaaccatatttacatgaattaaaagcaTATTTTATCCTATTCTAATCCATTCATTTTCGTTGATTGTTTTGTAATTGGCATGGCTTATATCTCTCTTTTGTGTGACAGGTTGGAAGCATAAACTGTGAAAAGGAAGTCTCATTCTGTAAGGAGCTTAGCATATATCCACGCAGAGCTCCAAGGCTTATTGTTTTTTCTTACAAGGAGAATGAAAAAGGTTATTTGGTGGAGTATAGGGGAAACTTGGCTGCTAAGAATTTGAAGGCTTTCTGTCAAGAATATTTGCCAAGGTTTTCAAAACGAACTGACTTGAATCATCTTGATCAATTCAGCACTACTGGAAAGTTGCCTAGGGTGCTGCTTCTCTCCACCAAGAAGGACACTCCTGTAATTTGGCGTGTCCTTAGTGGCTTGTATCACAAACGCATTACTTTCATTGATGCAGAGGTATGTAAAAGGAGTGGATGTGAAACTCATTTTTCTctgttaatttctttctttggaCCTATAAGGAAAGTCTTATGCTTTGTTTTAAAGGGTAAGATTTAATGTATATCTTGAATGATTTGTAGGTTCATGATGTTTCTGATCCAAGAGTAAAAACGCTAGGAGTTGATGCACTTCCAGCTATTGTAGGTTGGCTACCAAATGGAGAAAAGCGTGTTCTAAAAACTGGGATATCTGTGAAAGATTTAAAATCTGCAGTTCTTGATCTTAGTAACATACTTGATAGTTTTGAAAAAGTAAGTAAAAAGGAATCATCAGGTCAGGCCAAGGAGGCACAAACTGACTCAGACGAGGGACGCGTACCATTACTTTCTAAATCAAACATCGAGGCTCTATGTGGTGAGAAAACTCCAGTCTGCATAATTGGTGCCTTCAGTTCTTCTAAAGCTAGAGAAAAGCTTGAATCAATCCTCTCTTTGGTAAGTGTACATTTCATTCACTTACTAGTTTAAGGGGGTTATGTAAACTTTTTCTCAAAGGGTGATTGTGCAAAATTTTCAGGTTTCTCAAAAATCTTTGTCAAGACAACCAAATCAGGGATCCAGCAGCTCTAGGGACTCCATTTCCTATGCTCTCTTAGATGCTGCAAAGCAAAAATCATTTCTAAAGGCATTTGACAAAACAGGTTATAAATCATCAAATAATTTGTTGATTGCCTACAAACCTCGAAGAGGGAAGTATAGTATATTTATGGGTGAAATGACAATAGAGGAGATAGAGAATTTCATTAGCTCCGTTCTCAGTGGAGATGTACCCTTCAGAGAAGCAACACGGGGGAAGCCTGTACTAGAGTATTAGGTCATAAAAGTGGGTTTTGACTGTTATGGCTGCATGCTCATGTACAGAGTCAAGAGATACATAgaatcttttgtttttttttatactatcaagAGTACAAATGATCTAATTAAGATAACGGCACATAGGATATTATTGATCCATGCTAATTCCTCAAGGATGTTTTATCTAGCTTTTACTGCCATTGTGAATTCGCCATTGGTGGTATATTTGGATTAGGAaggaaagtgaaaagaaaaaaaatagacaatagATGATAATGTACCTTCTTTGGTAAGGAAGaaactgaaaaaagaaaaaagagtatGATATAAaggcttttatatatatatataaaagataaatattggtGCTTTTGTCTTCATACACCTAAAAAGGGCCATTTGTAATTTTGCTGAAGCAATTGCTTAGTTTGGATGCTAAGGCTATTACTACCCCACGGTTATGTAATTTTGCTGTTTTGGGCCctatgttaataataataaaaaatgtt contains:
- the LOC114419093 gene encoding dnaJ protein ERDJ3A-like translates to MKTRFPSTRVIFVASLCFLASFELLQAKTIDPYKVLGVDKNASQREIQKAFHKLSLQYHPDKNKSKGAQEKFSQINNAYEILSDEEKRKNYDMYGDEKGNPGFQGGHPGGQGGYTFTGGGPGQSHFNFKPGGDWQGMGGQGGSKSFSFSFGRGSGDSNPFGFGLDDLFGSFFGGGGGGSQFGGFGSSAKSQSGSKSSSKSLRAVNSQIYKKEIENAGMTWLLLSYMPSSMEIQYFESTIEEVASSLQGALKVGSINCEKEVSFCKELSIYPRRAPRLIVFSYKENEKGYLVEYRGNLAAKNLKAFCQEYLPRFSKRTDLNHLDQFSTTGKLPRVLLLSTKKDTPVIWRVLSGLYHKRITFIDAEVHDVSDPRVKTLGVDALPAIVGWLPNGEKRVLKTGISVKDLKSAVLDLSNILDSFEKVSKKESSGQAKEAQTDSDEGRVPLLSKSNIEALCGEKTPVCIIGAFSSSKAREKLESILSLVSQKSLSRQPNQGSSSSRDSISYALLDAAKQKSFLKAFDKTGYKSSNNLLIAYKPRRGKYSIFMGEMTIEEIENFISSVLSGDVPFREATRGKPVLEY